From Ignavibacterium sp.:
ACAGGAAAAGATTTTGAAGGTTATGTTATTTACAGAAGCACTCGCCCGGATTTTGCCGACATTCAGAAAATAACCGATGGAAGAGCTTCAACATTCTTATATGATCCTTTGAAAGATGTTAATGGTTTCGATGCAAAATTTGATCTTAATAATAACTGGAAAGGTTACCATCCTGTTGCTTATCAAGGAAGAGGAATTCATTATTATCTTGGCGATGATACAGGACTTCGTCATATGTTCGTCGATTCGAATAAAGTTTTGAACGGACAAACATATTACTATGCTGTTGTTGCTTATGATCACGGCGATTCAATTGGAATTCCACCAACAGAAACAACAAAAAAGATAAATGTTGATCCAATCACATCACAATTAATTTTCGATAAGAATACTGTTCAGGTAATTCCCGGACCTCGCGCTTCGGGTTATGAGATGCCTTCAATCAAATCAACAGATGTTCTTCATCCGAGTGGAATAGGAAATGGTGATGTTAATTTTCTGGTGTTAGATGATCTTTCTGTAATCGATGAAAATTATACTCTTACATTTTCAGATACTCTTAGATTACAAGATACTGTTCTGTTAAAGAAAAACTATTCTGTAATCGGTGATAAGTCCGTGACTGAAAATATCTTTTTATTCGGGACAAAGTTTGCTGCACTTTCACATACTAATATTATTAATGATGCTACACTTCAGGTGCGGGATAAACAAGGGAATCAGTATAATCTTAATACTGATTTTATAATAAATTTTGAAAAAGGTGCTATTCGACGAACTGAAACCACATCTATGCCCGATAATTCCGAGTACACAATTACATATCGTTATTATCCGGTCTATCAGAGCACTGCACTAAAAGGTGAGGATTCCAATCCGGTATTTAATGGCATAAAACTGATTATTAATGATTTTGATGCATTGCAATTCGACCAGCAAAGATCAAAGTGGAGCAGAAGTGATTTAAATATTGCGGTTTCAGTTGGATTATCTTCACTTGGTGCTGCCAACAGAAAAACATTATGGCCTGCAGATTATGTGATTACATTTTCAAACTCTTTTATTGATTCAGCAAAATACTTTAAGCTTGGTTCTCCTTTAGGTACAATTCCTGTTAAATACAAAGTTGAAGAAGTAACCAGTGGGGTTCCAAGAAGAATCTGGACAATACTAAAAGAAAATACCATTGTTGATTCTGCCTGGTCAAGGGGAGATGAAATTATTTTCTACAAACCCGGCGCGCAGGCAATTTCAACTGATACACTTACCTGGGGAATTATATTCGGACAAATGACCGCAAGCGATTCTTCAATGCCAGGAGATGGTGATCAGTTCTTCTTTTACACTCAGAGACCATTTAATCGTAACGATGTATATAAGTTAACAACAAAAGCTGGATTTGTTAACAATGACCTTGCAAAGTCGAGATTGGATAATATTTATGTGGTTCCAAATCCATATGTTGCTGCAAACGAAATAGAGCCGGGTAACAGATTACCGGATAAAAATCGTGGCGAAAGAAGAATTTATTTCGAAAATCTTCCACCCAAATGTACGATTAGAATATTTACTCTGTCGGGTGAATTAGTTACAACGCTTGAACACGATTCCGGAATGGATAACGGAAGAGAATTCTGGAATCTTCTTAATCGTGATGGATTCAGTGTTGCATACGGAATCTATTTAGCACACATAGATGCACCAGGAATTGGTGAGAAGATTATAAAATTTGCATTAATCAAGTAATCGGATGCAGGAGTTTAAAATGAAAAAAATAAATATTATACAAGTTCTGATTACAACTTTTATTTTTGTCAGCATTGCAAGTGCACAAACACTTAAAACCGGCACAACTGCTGCACAGGTTCTTAAATTCAATGTTGGACCAAGAGCAATTGGAATGGGTGGGGCTTATACTTCTGTTTCAAATGACATTCTTTCAACTTATTGGAATCCGGCAGGAACTGCTTCAATTAATTCCAATGAAGTATTTTTTAATCACACTGATTTGTATCTGGATATAAAACATGATTATTCAGCATTCGCTACAAATCTTTCTGATTTAGGCACGGTTGGATTATTTGTTTCTGTTCTGTCGATGGATGAGATGGAAGTCAGAACAATAGAACAACCTGAGGGAACAGGAGAATTCTTTGATGCAGGTGCTTTAGTAATTGGAGTTAATTATTCCAGATATCTTACTGAAAATTTTTCAATCGGTTTTAATTTTAAGTATATCAATGAATCTATCTGGCATATGTCAGCAAATGGTTTTGCAATTGATATCGGTACACTTTACAAAATTCCAATACTAAATGAATTCAGAATTGCTGCCAGCATTTCAAACTTCGGAACCAAAATGCAATTAAGCGGAAGGGATGTAACTAAGACTTTTCCTTCCGGCTCTACAGGAAGAGATATTCTGAATGTTAATTTTGAGCTTGATCATTTTGATTTACCATTGCTTTTCAGATTTGGTGTATCAGCAGATTTAATCAAAGATGAAAATTCAAGATTAACCGCTGGTATTGATGCAGTTCATCCAAATGATCATTCTGAGTATATCAATTCAGGTCTGGAATATTCCTGGAATGAAATCGTATTTATACGAGGTGGTTACAATTCACTTTTTGAAACCGATTCAGAGAAAGGATTAACTTTAGGTTTTGGTTTGAATTACCGTCTGATTGATGCAATAAAAATTAAATTGGATTATGCATTTCAGGATTTCGGAAGGTTAACCAATGTACATTATTTTTCATTTGGTATAACTTTTTAATTTCATAAATCAAATAATAATTATAACACCCTGAACTTGTTTCAGGGTCTTTTTAAGTTAATAAAAAAATTCAATGAAAATATCATTACTTATATTGATTGTTTTTAGCAGTATTATTTTCTCTCAAACATTCAGAGTAAATCGTCCTGTTCCTGACACAATTGAAACGAATGGAAGTTATTTATTTGGAGAACCACGATATCAGGATCCGGCAAATGCACATCGTGGAATTGATATTCTGATTAGATGGGACACTGTTCGCTCTGCAACAAATGGCTCAGTTTATTTTGTCGGTTATAATCCAAATGATACAATAGGAGGATATGAACCAAATGGAGCGGGGAATTATGTAGTGATTAAAAGTATGTTTAATGGAAGATTAACTTATTTCTACTATATGCATTTAAAACAACCACTGGTTGATACTAATGATGTCGTATTATCAAGTCAGCCGATAGCAATATCAGGAAATACGGGAAGATCAACGGGTGCGCATCTACATTTTGAAATCAGATATGATTCACCATATTCAACTTCAAGAAAGACACGAAATCCGGAACTTTGGTGTGCAATAACAGGAATGGGCGCTATTGTTGGCAGGGTTCCGAACGCACCAAACAGTACTCGGGTTGATATTTATCCCGATCCAAAACCACGACCACCATATACTACTTTCAGTTATGCATTAACCTATAATTTTAATGATCCATACATCGGAAGTGATGAAGTTTATAATGAAAATTATGCGATTGGAGATGTGAAGCCCGGCACTTATACTATTAGATCAATGAATAACACTTATGTTCGAACAGTAACAGTCGGTCCGGGACAAATTGTTAATGCTGATCAACCAAATGATGTCGATTTTAATATTACAGTTCCGGAAGATTTTGCTTTAATGCAAAATTATCCGAATCCATTTAATCCGACTACTGTTATCTCATTTAAAGTTCCTGAACCGTCATTTGTTCAACTGAAAATTTATGACATGCTTGGTAATGAAATTGCTACTTTAGTTGATGAAGAGAAATCAGCAGGTGAGTACCATCAATTTTTTGATGCTTATGGTTTAAGTTCAGGTGTTTATGTTTATACGATAGTTGCTCAATCTTCATCAG
This genomic window contains:
- a CDS encoding PorV/PorQ family protein, yielding MKKINIIQVLITTFIFVSIASAQTLKTGTTAAQVLKFNVGPRAIGMGGAYTSVSNDILSTYWNPAGTASINSNEVFFNHTDLYLDIKHDYSAFATNLSDLGTVGLFVSVLSMDEMEVRTIEQPEGTGEFFDAGALVIGVNYSRYLTENFSIGFNFKYINESIWHMSANGFAIDIGTLYKIPILNEFRIAASISNFGTKMQLSGRDVTKTFPSGSTGRDILNVNFELDHFDLPLLFRFGVSADLIKDENSRLTAGIDAVHPNDHSEYINSGLEYSWNEIVFIRGGYNSLFETDSEKGLTLGFGLNYRLIDAIKIKLDYAFQDFGRLTNVHYFSFGITF
- a CDS encoding peptidoglycan DD-metalloendopeptidase family protein, encoding MKISLLILIVFSSIIFSQTFRVNRPVPDTIETNGSYLFGEPRYQDPANAHRGIDILIRWDTVRSATNGSVYFVGYNPNDTIGGYEPNGAGNYVVIKSMFNGRLTYFYYMHLKQPLVDTNDVVLSSQPIAISGNTGRSTGAHLHFEIRYDSPYSTSRKTRNPELWCAITGMGAIVGRVPNAPNSTRVDIYPDPKPRPPYTTFSYALTYNFNDPYIGSDEVYNENYAIGDVKPGTYTIRSMNNTYVRTVTVGPGQIVNADQPNDVDFNITVPEDFALMQNYPNPFNPTTVISFKVPEPSFVQLKIYDMLGNEIATLVDEEKSAGEYHQFFDAYGLSSGVYVYTIVAQSSSGRAFRESKKMMFLK